The following are encoded together in the Peromyscus maniculatus bairdii isolate BWxNUB_F1_BW_parent chromosome 22, HU_Pman_BW_mat_3.1, whole genome shotgun sequence genome:
- the LOC102904434 gene encoding uncharacterized protein LOC102904434 isoform X1: MDAVTYEDVHVNFTQEEWALLDPSQKRLYKDVMFETYQNLTDIGYKWEDQNIEEHCQSSRRHGRYIICHSGHKPCDPKGYGKKKCIYLSPRNIRRYVVVPTMGRHGNPDTSVQLVGSPTSLGIHQHKYHGEKPYKCKEYGNSSACPGSCCTCSVTHTKGKCYECNQCFKALSSSSSLQRCLKIHMGKGCHKQEPCTKDFNHHRNHQTHKRTHNEEAHCECKQCDKTFRLHSTLQLPQRTHLKIKPSEYNKGEKPFECQSHLQVPKTHTTKKQYECHQCGKTFVRPSHLKIHERIHTGEKPYKCKQCDKAFVSTGDLQKHVKSHTGEKPYECKQCGKAFARKSRLHRHERGHNGEKPYECQQCGKAFADPSNLKQHKRSHTGEKPYECHQCGKAFGDPSNLKHHKRSHTGVKPYECSQCGKAFVSSGDLQRHERRHTGEKPYVCNKCDKAFAYRNNLHQHERSHTGEKPYECKQCGKAFAYLSNLQQHKKSHTGEKPYECHQCGKAFAHKYHLHTHERTHTEEKPYECNQCGKVFAYSSNCKKHERSHTGEKSYECNKCGKAFAHLKSLQMHEIDHTREKPHRCNKRGKAFACNSHLQNHERRHTRE; encoded by the exons GATGCAGTGACCTATGAAGATGTGCATGTGAACTTCACCCAagaagagtgggctttgctggatccttcccagaagagactctacaaagatgtgatgttTGAAACCTACCAGAACCTCACTGATATAG GCTACAAATGGGAAGACCAgaatattgaagaacattgtcaaagttctagaagacatgGAAG GTATATCATCTGTCACTCTGGACATAAGCCATGTGACCCTAAGGGATatggaaagaagaaatgtatCTATCTTTCTCCCAGAAACATTAGAAGATATGTAGTAGTTCCCACTATGGGAAGACATGGTAATCCTGATACAAGTGTACAGTTAGTTGGATCTCCAACTTCATTGGGAATACATCAACATAAGTACCATGGAGAAAAGCCTTATAAGTGCAAGGAATATGGAAATTCTTCTGCCTGTCCTGGTTCATGTTGCACATGCAGTGTGACTCACACTAAAGGAAAATGTTATGAATGCAATCAGTGTTTTAAAGCTCTGAGTTCTTCCAGTTCTCTTCAAAGATGTTTAAAAATTCATATGGGAAAAGGATGCCATAAACAAGAGCCATGTACTAAAGATTTTAACCATCATAGGAATcatcaaacacacaaaagaaccCATAATGAAGAGGCACACTGTGAATGTAAACAATGTGATAAAACATTTAGACTTCATTCTACTTTACAATTACCCCAaagaactcatttaaaaataaaaccctctGAATATAATAAAGGCGAGAAACCCTTTGAATGTCAGAGTCATCTACAAGTACCTAAAACTCATACTACAAAGAAACAATATGAATGTCATCAATGTGGAAAAACCTTTGTACGTCCCAGTCATcttaaaatacatgaaagaattcatactggagagaaaccttataaatgtaaacaatgtgataaagcctttgtaAGTACTGGTGATCTTCAAAAGCATGTAAaaagtcatactggagagaaaccttatgaatgtaagcaatgtggtaaagcctttgcacgtaAAAGTCGTCTTCACCGTCATGAAAGAGGCCataatggagagaaaccctacgaATGTCaacaatgtggtaaagcctttgcagatCCTAGTAATCTGAAACAACATaaaagaagtcatactggagagaaaccctatgaatgtcatcaatgtggtaaagcctttggagATCCCAGTAATCTTAAACATCATaaaagaagtcatactggagtgaagccctatgaatgtagtcaatgtggtaaagcctttgtaagTAGTGGTGATCTCCAAAGGCATGAAAGAAggcatacaggagagaaaccctatgtatgtaataaatgtgataaagcctttgcataCCGCAATAATCTTCACCaacatgaaagaagtcatacaggagagaaaccctatgaatgtaaacaatgtggaaaagcctttgcATATCTTAGTAATCTTCAACAGCATAAAAaaagtcatactggagagaaaccctatgaatgtcatcaatgtggtaaagcatttgcacATAAATATCATCTTCACACTCATGAAAGAACTCATACtgaagagaaaccctatgaatgtaaccAATGTGGTAAAGTTTTTGCATACTCCAGTAATTGTAAAAAACATGAAAGaagtcacactggagagaaatcctatgaatgtaataaatgtggtaaagcctttgcacatctCAAGAGTCTTCAAATGCATGAAATAGATCATACCAGAGAGAAACCCCATAGATGTAATAAACGTGGCAAAGCTTTTGCATGTAACAGTCATCTGCAAAATCATGAAAGAAGACATACTAGAGAATAA
- the LOC102904434 gene encoding uncharacterized protein LOC102904434 isoform X2: MFETYQNLTDIGYKWEDQNIEEHCQSSRRHGRYIICHSGHKPCDPKGYGKKKCIYLSPRNIRRYVVVPTMGRHGNPDTSVQLVGSPTSLGIHQHKYHGEKPYKCKEYGNSSACPGSCCTCSVTHTKGKCYECNQCFKALSSSSSLQRCLKIHMGKGCHKQEPCTKDFNHHRNHQTHKRTHNEEAHCECKQCDKTFRLHSTLQLPQRTHLKIKPSEYNKGEKPFECQSHLQVPKTHTTKKQYECHQCGKTFVRPSHLKIHERIHTGEKPYKCKQCDKAFVSTGDLQKHVKSHTGEKPYECKQCGKAFARKSRLHRHERGHNGEKPYECQQCGKAFADPSNLKQHKRSHTGEKPYECHQCGKAFGDPSNLKHHKRSHTGVKPYECSQCGKAFVSSGDLQRHERRHTGEKPYVCNKCDKAFAYRNNLHQHERSHTGEKPYECKQCGKAFAYLSNLQQHKKSHTGEKPYECHQCGKAFAHKYHLHTHERTHTEEKPYECNQCGKVFAYSSNCKKHERSHTGEKSYECNKCGKAFAHLKSLQMHEIDHTREKPHRCNKRGKAFACNSHLQNHERRHTRE; this comes from the exons atgttTGAAACCTACCAGAACCTCACTGATATAG GCTACAAATGGGAAGACCAgaatattgaagaacattgtcaaagttctagaagacatgGAAG GTATATCATCTGTCACTCTGGACATAAGCCATGTGACCCTAAGGGATatggaaagaagaaatgtatCTATCTTTCTCCCAGAAACATTAGAAGATATGTAGTAGTTCCCACTATGGGAAGACATGGTAATCCTGATACAAGTGTACAGTTAGTTGGATCTCCAACTTCATTGGGAATACATCAACATAAGTACCATGGAGAAAAGCCTTATAAGTGCAAGGAATATGGAAATTCTTCTGCCTGTCCTGGTTCATGTTGCACATGCAGTGTGACTCACACTAAAGGAAAATGTTATGAATGCAATCAGTGTTTTAAAGCTCTGAGTTCTTCCAGTTCTCTTCAAAGATGTTTAAAAATTCATATGGGAAAAGGATGCCATAAACAAGAGCCATGTACTAAAGATTTTAACCATCATAGGAATcatcaaacacacaaaagaaccCATAATGAAGAGGCACACTGTGAATGTAAACAATGTGATAAAACATTTAGACTTCATTCTACTTTACAATTACCCCAaagaactcatttaaaaataaaaccctctGAATATAATAAAGGCGAGAAACCCTTTGAATGTCAGAGTCATCTACAAGTACCTAAAACTCATACTACAAAGAAACAATATGAATGTCATCAATGTGGAAAAACCTTTGTACGTCCCAGTCATcttaaaatacatgaaagaattcatactggagagaaaccttataaatgtaaacaatgtgataaagcctttgtaAGTACTGGTGATCTTCAAAAGCATGTAAaaagtcatactggagagaaaccttatgaatgtaagcaatgtggtaaagcctttgcacgtaAAAGTCGTCTTCACCGTCATGAAAGAGGCCataatggagagaaaccctacgaATGTCaacaatgtggtaaagcctttgcagatCCTAGTAATCTGAAACAACATaaaagaagtcatactggagagaaaccctatgaatgtcatcaatgtggtaaagcctttggagATCCCAGTAATCTTAAACATCATaaaagaagtcatactggagtgaagccctatgaatgtagtcaatgtggtaaagcctttgtaagTAGTGGTGATCTCCAAAGGCATGAAAGAAggcatacaggagagaaaccctatgtatgtaataaatgtgataaagcctttgcataCCGCAATAATCTTCACCaacatgaaagaagtcatacaggagagaaaccctatgaatgtaaacaatgtggaaaagcctttgcATATCTTAGTAATCTTCAACAGCATAAAAaaagtcatactggagagaaaccctatgaatgtcatcaatgtggtaaagcatttgcacATAAATATCATCTTCACACTCATGAAAGAACTCATACtgaagagaaaccctatgaatgtaaccAATGTGGTAAAGTTTTTGCATACTCCAGTAATTGTAAAAAACATGAAAGaagtcacactggagagaaatcctatgaatgtaataaatgtggtaaagcctttgcacatctCAAGAGTCTTCAAATGCATGAAATAGATCATACCAGAGAGAAACCCCATAGATGTAATAAACGTGGCAAAGCTTTTGCATGTAACAGTCATCTGCAAAATCATGAAAGAAGACATACTAGAGAATAA